In Erigeron canadensis isolate Cc75 chromosome 7, C_canadensis_v1, whole genome shotgun sequence, one DNA window encodes the following:
- the LOC122607490 gene encoding probable cyclic nucleotide-gated ion channel 16 has product MNYIRLPSTTIISKTNPSNNLIVANNTKGLWWSQIFDPGGQFITRWNYMFLIICLMALFVDPLYFLVPEISRRKYCMRSDYGFAAIITVWRSLIDVISFIHIFIKFRTAYVAPSSRVFGRGDLVRDPRKIALRYLRNGFAVDLAAALPMPQLFIWFVIPAVRSLTAAHANHSISLVIIIQYIPRMFVIFPLNQRITKTTGVVAKTAWAGAVYYLMLYMLASHVIGASWYLLAIERQYSCWKEECGKEKNVAHPCNRVYFDCDHVNEPGRDAWLAKTQVLSNCSAGVSPINFTFGMYAPAFTEGVTSATFFEKYFFCLWFGLKSLSSYGQNLETSTSMGETLFGCGVCLGGLVIFCLLIGNMQTYLQSTTARLEEWRVKRRDTEEWMRHRQLPPDLQDKIRRFEQYKWLATRGVDEEDILHALPLDLRRQIQRHLCLALVRRVPFFAQMDDQLLDVICEHLVQSLSTKGQYLVREGDPVNEMTFVIRGQLESSTTNGGRSGFFNSITLKPGDFCGEELLTWALTPETHVNLPSSTRTVRALNEVEAFALRAEDLRFVSKQFKRLHSKKLQHAFRYYSHQWRTWGSCFIQAAWRRHKRKKLAEELARQEGLYQSDDDDDDDDDNSIAETDQNSQHLGATILASRFAANTRRGISQREGVVSSASSTLQMPKLFKPNEPDFS; this is encoded by the exons ATGAATTACATTCGTCTTCCATCGACGACTATCATCTCAAAAACCAATCCATCAAACAATTTAATTGTGGCCAATAACACAAAAGGCTTGTGGTGGTCTCAAATCTTTGATCCGGGCGGCCAATTCATTACAAGATGGAACTACATGTTCCTTATCATATGTCTCATGGCTCTTTTTGTTGACCCTCTTTACTTTCTTGTTCCGGAAATCTCTAGACGTAAGTATTGTATGCGGTCTGATTATGGGTTTGCAGCTATTATCACCGTTTGGCGGTCTTTGATTGATGTTATatcttttatacatatttttattaagtttcGTACGGCTTATGTTGCCCCTAGTTCGAGGGTTTTTGGGAGGGGTGATCTTGTTAGGGATCCACGCAAGATTGCTTTACGTTACTTGAGGAATGGCTTTGCCGTCGATTTAGCTGCTGCTCTTCCAATGCCACAG CTTTTCATCTGGTTTGTCATTCCAGCTGTGAGAAGTCTCACAGCCGCTCATGCGAACCATTCCATATCTCTAGTTATCATCATTCAGTATATTCCACGAATGTTTGTCATTTTTCCTTTGAACCAACGTATTACTAAAACTACAGGTGTAGTTGCCAAGACTGCTTGGGCTGGTGCAGTTTACTATCTCATGCTCTATATGCTTGCTAGTCAT GTTATTGGAGCTTCCTGGTATCTATTGGCTATTGAGAGGCAATACTCATGCTGGAAAGAAGAATGTGGAAAGGAGAAAAACGTAGCTCATCCCTGCAATCGTGTGTATTTTGATTGTGACCATGTAAATGAGCCAGGTCGTGATGCATGGTTAGCGAAAACTCAAGTTTTGAGCAACTGTAGTGCTGGAGTTAGCCCTATCAATTTTACATTTGGGATGTATGCTCCTGCCTTCACTGAAGGAGTTACTTCTGCAACATTCTTTGAAAAATACTTCTTTTGCCTTTGGTTCGGCTTGAAAAGTCTAAG TTCATACGGCCAAAATTTGGAGACAAGTACTAGTATGGGAGAAACACTCTTTGGTTGTGGCGTATGCCTTGGAGGATTAGTTATATTCTGTTTGCTCATCGGCAATATGCAG ACCTACCTCCAATCTACAACAGCAAGACTTGAAGAGTGGAGGGTCAAGAGAAGGGACACTGAAGAATGGATGAGGCACCGGCAATTGCCACCTGATTTACAAGATAAAATTCGTAGGTTTGAACAATATAAATGGCTTGCAACAAGAGGAGTAGATGAAGAAGATATCCTTCATGCCTTACCTCTCGACCTTAGACGTCAAATTCAGAGACATCTTTGCTTAGCACTTGTCCGTCGT GTTCCTTTTTTCGCACAAATGGACGATCAGCTCTTAGATGTGATATGCGAACACTTGGTTCAATCATTGAGCACGAAAGGCCAATACTTAGTTCGTGAAGGGGATCCAGTTAACGAAATGACTTTCGTGATACGAGGTCAACTTGAGAGCTCCACAACCAATGGAGGGAGATCTGGGTTTTTTAACTCAATCACTCTTAAACCTGGTGATTTTTGTGGCGAAGAATTGTTGACATGGGCTCTGACCCCAGAAACACATGTTAATCTCCCATCCTCAACTCGCACTGTGAGAGCTCTAAATGAAGTTGAAGCATTTGCACTTCGAGCTGAAGACTTACGGTTTGTGTCAAAACAGTTCAAACGACTTCATAGCAAGAAACTGCAACACGCTTTCAG GTATTACTCGCACCAATGGAGAACATGGGGATCATGTTTTATACAAGCTGCTTGGAGAAGGCATAAAAGGAAGAAACTGGCTGAAGAATTGGCTAGACAAGAAGGCTTGTACcaatctgatgatgatgatgatgatgacgatgataaTAGTATTGCCGAAACTGACCAAAACTCGCAACATTTAGGAGCTACTATATTGGCTTCAAGATTTGCTGCAAACACTAGAAGAGGGATTAGTCAAAGAGAAGGTGTTGTAAGTTCTGCATCATCGACCTTACAGATGCCAAAATTGTTTAAGCCGAATGAGCCAGATTTTTCTTAG